The DNA sequence GTTTTAGAAAGTAACTGTACCATAATAGTAACGTACccatataaataaattatcttTTTATGTATTCCCACTTTGGAGACATGTTCATTAATTGGTGGTTGTTGAACGTAAAAGTTAAATCTTGATCATGGGAACTTTAGACAAATGAAGGTTGTGAAATGTGGGTGAAAGCTCCAGAACAAGATAGGaaatttaagattattttgttttgagaacgtagaaacacatttgttcaatataacattaaaacacaaatgtgtgttgtgttatctCAACACTTTGTCCAATAGAGATACTCGGAGTTGACTTGTGTAGAATTACTGTTATAAATCAATGTTCAGCGTGTCCTTGGTCTCTAATCAACTCGTGTGTGtgctgttctgtgttgtgtgtgtgtgtgttgtgtgtgtgttgcaggtgtgtGCAGGTCCGCTGGCCTCTCGGCTGCAGTCCGGCTCCGACCAGAGTTCAGACTCGGTCGTCCACACGCTGAGGAGAGTCGCTCGCATGACGCCTCTGTGGAGAATCATGAGCAGCAAACCGTTCGGAGCTTACTGCCAGAACAACTACGAGTGCTCCACTGGACTCTGCAGGTAAATACACCACATCAGATATATACTCTCAGGGAATCCGAGGTTATATCGTTAAAGctcatgtaaatgtaaaaatacacttAATCCAGGTCGCTAACACTCGGGTCCATATGAGCTGAGGCCTTAAGAAGCAAATCATTGAAGCATTCCAGtagtttaaaggttcagtgtctagaatttagtgacatctagtggtggagttgcatgttgcagctttgagcagttagcttagcatctcTTTTAGTTTATTTACTATGTACGCCATGTTGAATATTCTTTAGTAGATTGGAAATGAATAGATGTACGAGCAAGATAAGTGCGTCAATATGTGAACTAATGCGTTTTGTACGTTATCGAACTGAGAATTACAGAAAACAGAAAGTTAAGCTACGTGTTGTTCTCTATTTGTCCACAGGGCGGGTTACTGCTCCACCAGCCACCGGGTCCCGACCGAGCCGGTGAACTACTGACCGACCTCTGGACGTTCAGCCCCAGTGAACAGACGTGATCCGCACCCGGGTTCTGAGGACTGGAACTCATCCAGGCTGTGTAATCAGACTTCTGTATTTATATGATCCAATTTGTTTCTGATGAAATCTTAAAGGTTTTTATGGATTCACACAGCAAGTAGTTAATTAATGTTCCACCTATATTGAGAAATATCCCTCGAGGGGTAAAGTTCCAAAAGAAAAGTTTATAC is a window from the Limanda limanda chromosome 22, fLimLim1.1, whole genome shotgun sequence genome containing:
- the leap2 gene encoding liver-expressed antimicrobial peptide 2, which codes for MQERSSFVHSRAAVALGFVLVMLTQQVCAGPLASRLQSGSDQSSDSVVHTLRRVARMTPLWRIMSSKPFGAYCQNNYECSTGLCRAGYCSTSHRVPTEPVNY